In the genome of Nitrososphaerales archaeon, the window TCACAGCAGAAAGGAGACTGTCCGATGTATTGCGAAATCTAAAGGAGAACATAGACAATCAACTAGAGCCTGTTGCTCAAAAGCTTGATGCGATTCCGGTAGTTGCGGTAATTGCCCAGGATAGCGTCGCCTTGATATCCGCGAGATCCCGCACAGGGTTATCTCCTAGGCACGAGCACGACTAGAAAAGTGAATATGCTACCATTTATCATTAATGCGCATGAATGATAGGCTGAAGGAAATAATCAATGCAAAGATAAATGATATCATTAGCAAGCCTGACGAAATTTTCACTATAACCAAGATGGTAAAAGATCTTATTGATGATGAAGAACAAGTTGCCTTTGGTATAGCGCTGGGAAGGGTCTACAACGCCTTTCATTATCAGACTAGACGCATACTGAAACGAAATGCCACAAAAGAGGAATTCAACGAATTTGTAGAATTACTTTCAGAAAAGACAGAATCAATCAAGTTGGCTCTGCATAACTATCAGTGCTAGGATTTGATATGTCTGGTTGCACGCAATTAGATATTTATATCAAATTTCCATAATTTAAATGAGTGGATTCTAAAGGGAGGAAGAAAGATTCTGAGAGTGGTTTGTCATTGAATGATGAAATTAATTACTCAGAAAGGATGAATAAAGCGAGAGAAATAATAGATATCACAGAGAGAGAATCATCGAAAATTGTTGACACCAATACATATATTTCAGAAACTCAGGCACGTGTTTGGAAAGCTTTGAAGACCGGTCTCCAGTTCGAAGCTACTTTAGACAAATCTGAGCGCTACCTTCACAAGCATGTTAATACCAGAAAGAATTTTGTCGTACTTGTTGCTGATCTTGTAGGTTCTACGAAGATGACACGAACCCTTCCTATAGACAGACTCGCTACAATAATACAGACATTCAGTCAGGAGATGTCCTATGCCATCTTCAATTTTGAAGGGCTTGTGTTAAAGTATGTGGGCGATGCAATAATAGCGTATTTTCCAGCTGACACGAATTTCTATATGGCATCCGATACAGCAGTAAACTGCGCTAATTCAATGATAACTATTTTGCAACAAGGCATAAACCCAATTTTGAATCAGTACGATTATCCTGAGCTGAAGATCAAGATAGGTATAGATGTTGGAGTGCATGCAGTAATACAGTATGGTGCAGGCGATAGATCTCATGTAGACATACTTGGTTATGGCATAAGTATGGCAGCAAAGATATCTTCACTAGCGCAACCAGATCAGATAGTAGTAAGTGAGAGCATCTACAAAGGCATGCATCCGTCTATGAGAACTAGGTTCTCCGAACTACCTTTAGATCCGAGCTGGACGTATATTGATGAAAATACTGGCGACGTCTATAGATTGTATGCATCTAAAGGATAGAGATAAAAACGGGCGCTTCTTTAATTACCTAAAATGACCAAGCTGCACCTAATATTTTCCATACTTTTAATTTCAATCCTTATAGGCGTACCGTTCATGCATGCATATAGCCAAGTTGCATTATTGAAGATAAATGAGATCGAACTTAACCCAGCGGGTGCAATAGCAGGGAATCAATGGATTGAGCTTTACAATCCGAGCAATACGTTGCTGGATCTTAGTGGGTTCTTGATAAAGAGCACAAAACTTGGTAGAACTATACCAATTCCATCGGGTTTCGTTATAGAGCCCAATGGATACCTTGTCATCCCTTTCCAAACTAGAGTTTTTGATGAAAAGGGAGAGTCAATTGTTCTCCTGACGCCAGACTCGGTAGAAATTACAAGAACACCTATCCTTGCTGATGAATTCGATGATGACAGGACATGGCAGAGATTTCCCAACGCAATTGATACAGGTAACATGACAGATTGGAGTTTCAGAAATTCCACATTTGGGATCACAAATGGTTTTCCCGTCGTAAGGCCAAATTTCACTGCTTCTGAACCGATATTTGTAGATCAGCAGGGAAACAAGGTAGGTTCCTTCCTTCAAGGTCAGATGGCTGGAATACGTACAGAAATTATAAACAAGTTTACAGACGAACGAACCTTTGCCTACATAATTCAGGTAAAGAATGAGGAGGGATTTCCTGTATTTATAGCATGGATCGAAGACATAATAATACCACCAAATAGGAGTCTCAAACCTACCGTATTCTTTCTAGCGGAAAACAGAGGGGAATATACAGTCGATGTATTCATATGGAGAAGCATGACATTGACCGATCCTCTAACCCCACCAACACATGGTCTGATAAGGGTCGCAGGTTAAATAGTATAAATTTATTTAAG includes:
- a CDS encoding adenylate/guanylate cyclase domain-containing protein, with the translated sequence MDSKGRKKDSESGLSLNDEINYSERMNKAREIIDITERESSKIVDTNTYISETQARVWKALKTGLQFEATLDKSERYLHKHVNTRKNFVVLVADLVGSTKMTRTLPIDRLATIIQTFSQEMSYAIFNFEGLVLKYVGDAIIAYFPADTNFYMASDTAVNCANSMITILQQGINPILNQYDYPELKIKIGIDVGVHAVIQYGAGDRSHVDILGYGISMAAKISSLAQPDQIVVSESIYKGMHPSMRTRFSELPLDPSWTYIDENTGDVYRLYASKG
- a CDS encoding lamin tail domain-containing protein, whose product is MTKLHLIFSILLISILIGVPFMHAYSQVALLKINEIELNPAGAIAGNQWIELYNPSNTLLDLSGFLIKSTKLGRTIPIPSGFVIEPNGYLVIPFQTRVFDEKGESIVLLTPDSVEITRTPILADEFDDDRTWQRFPNAIDTGNMTDWSFRNSTFGITNGFPVVRPNFTASEPIFVDQQGNKVGSFLQGQMAGIRTEIINKFTDERTFAYIIQVKNEEGFPVFIAWIEDIIIPPNRSLKPTVFFLAENRGEYTVDVFIWRSMTLTDPLTPPTHGLIRVAG